In Vespula pensylvanica isolate Volc-1 chromosome 15, ASM1446617v1, whole genome shotgun sequence, the genomic stretch GCCGAATTGGATCTAACTCAACAACAACAAGGTGGAACTCCGCGACGTTTGAACGAGGACAAAACCGAATATGCAGAGATCTTATATACAAAACCAGAAACAGCTAATGAGGAAACACCGGATAAATAATCTCTCGTACAAATTACGATCGTTAATATTTCAACTCGTTATAcacataaaatgaaatgacaaATCTTCTCTTCGTATTAGTGTTGCTTAATCTGATCACGCGACGATTTCGTGTACTTATCAACAAATTAACTTTAAGAGAGTAGCAGTTGGTCGTTATCGCATATTTAGATAGTATACAAGggtcgaaacatttttttatttttttatctttattaattattattatcattatcattattattattattattattaatattatatatccttttctttttctttttcgtttgattaaactttctcgatcattttttttctcttctttttcttcttttcaattagTCTCTAGTCATACTTATTAATGTCTCGAGTATGCGATCATGAAAGATCATGaataagaagtaaaaaagtaaagaaaaaaaatattgaaattattctaaGACCataatagtatgtatatactatctaaatattattctatgtaTTGTATTCGAGCACATATGTACTTAACAGAGCACGagatgctttttcttttttcttctttgttttttattttaatgctCTTCTTAGTTTATCATTGTTGTTCgatcaaagaaaagagaaaagtgaagaaaaaaaaggaaaggaggatTTGACTAATCgtctattttttaaacaagaaATCATACTACTCTTTTGTATGAcgacgattcttttttatatcgtattcgAGCATATATGTACTTAATTAAGCAGAAAatgttttcccttttctctttgttttttattgtattaatctttttagtttattatcgttgttcgatcaaaagaagaaagaaaggaaggagagaacgaTTGGACCAAATCATGGTTCAatttcgaaacaaaaaatctctttttttttttcagtgaaataataattacattagtTATAGGTACGtagtatttttttgtaataataatttgtacaaATCTGTTAAAATCTGTCCATGTCCGAACGTAATAATTTGTActtacgttaaaaaaaaaaaaggagaaaataatcggtatattttatttattgtctaaatcataataatcgtaatatctTATAACGTTCATTCTCAATCTCGATAAAAACTAAATTTATCTGATActgattttttataaattcaaaaaagaaaaaaagagagagagagagagagagagagagagggagagagagaaacacacgtgtataaattaaaacattcaTACCAATTAAGTTCATTAAGTTCGTCCAATGAATTCCAATTAACGTTAaactttgaataaatatagctcgttttgtatttttgcctttaataaataaatataaaaatcttcgaaaacaaaacaaaacaaaacaaaacaaaaaaaaaagaaaaagaaaaagaaaaatattttttttaaaaatcgtaaaaaataagagattaCATATAAGATCCATACAATCGcttaatttttatcgtataatttttacagtaacattatatataattttatttggaatGGATTCAACAAGCAAGTACCGTTGAAATCGTATGATGTtttacgtatttctttttcttcgttacgtCTCTTTTGTTTCTCCCATTGGTTTTCATTCGTCGTCTGTCGTAACCTCGTCCGTTGTAGCCTCTGTAATTTCTTCGTCGTCAGTAGGCTCAATTTCTTCGGGAGACTCAGTCTCCTCTACAGGCTCGGTCTCTTCTCCAGGCTCGGTTTCCTCTACAGGTCCGATCTCCTTCACAGCATCTGGTTCCTCATCTTCTGGATGAATCGTCTCTTCCGCATAAGTTGGATCAACTTCTAAATCTTCGTCCTTTATATCTTCAACGATACGTTGCGGTAGACGATGTTGataagttttataaatttcatcagTCATGTCGACCGTCAATTTGTCAAATTCAAGAGAAGTTTGGTCCCTGATAAATCTACGAGATTGAGAACATTCTAATGGTCTGCTAATCATAAGAGTATCGGCACTAGTAGTAGATATATCCAAATGACTCATAAAATCTATTTCAGTAGGATAATCGTCGCAGAAGTTGAGTATATCGTTGATCGAACTTTCCGGATAATGACGTGCTTCGAAGGTGTCAACCATACTGTCTTCACATTTTTCAGGAATATGTTCAAAGATCGTAGGATCGAATATTGGATAGGGTTTGGATATGTGTGCGTTTTGACCTAGGTTAAGATGCCACATAGTGCTAACGAGCATGCTAttcaaattctctttcttcaatcGAGGAGCCAAGGACGGTAATTGGGGATTTTCCAATTCGTTGCCCTTTACTATACCCAGATttacatttctattataacataaataagaATCAGCATCCGCAACAGTTTGCCCTCCAGGAATAGATACGTCATATCCTTCGACTTTTCCAGGAGTAGTATGTATAGGTTCGAGAAGTACTTTCCTTTTCAACGAATATCCTTTGCTATTGCTCAACTTAAAGTTCTCTTGTTCGAAGATAAATGTCACAGGTGTGATACGAAATTCTAATCTCTGATTAGTATTCAACATCTTCGTCACTGCATAGACGAAAGAGTGAAAATTTTTACaacgtaaaacgtaaataGCACCGCGATCTTTACCAAAGAGCGGCGGACCGATCCAACAAGGATCGGCCACGTAATATCCGTCCTTAGATAACAAAGCGCCTAACATGATTTTGTTGCACTCGATTAGAACGTTCGGTGCATCGTTGAATGCACTTTTCAAAGCGTCAGCCAAGGTCAATCTATTGCGACCACCATAGAGTATACCGCATATAGATTTCTGATAATTGATCGTCCAAACGTGTGGGAATATTTTGAAACACGGTTGTAAATTGTATTTGTTCAAATACTTGGAACATCTTTTTATTGAACTTTTCAAACTTTCGGTGTAGTAAGAGTCACCGCATATAACTGCTGAATCCAAAACGGCAGAATTCCATCTCGATGGGTGACTCAGATATTGCATAGCCAATACAGCGACACTAATAGCCGCTTGATTTTTACCAGCGCGATTACCAAATCTAGAATCATAACAACCGATCGTACCCCAAATCGAATAGATCAAATCGTTCACTTCGATGACATAATTGTTCCAATAGGATCTCATAGGTTTCcgctcttcttcctcttccttgtCATAACGTTTCCtcttgtatctctttttcaaacctttcttatcgattttaacTATTTTCGGAGCGTGATCGAAAGTCCAATGATAATCCAAATAAATCCATATTGGATCTTCCTGGAAGTCGATGAAAGGTGACGCGTTCACCGATTCAACGTGAAGTCGATGTATAAAAAAGCCCGTGGTCTCTTCTATTTGATTGAAGCACATGTTCTTAACCATTTGGCAGATACTAGGAAAGATACATAAACAGGCCTTCCCATTGCTCGacacttttcttcctttatcgtTACATTGATAAGGATCTAGATAGTAATAGGAGTTCGTTGATCTCGAGTACCAAAATCCATAGCAACAATTAGTGAATTGTATAATACCGCTACTGTGCATCATAAAGTGTctcttcaaatatttcttaaccTACAAAATAATACGTGGATACATTTAATCTAACGATCATCGAATCCAATTAAAATCTCATAACTGGTTTGGCTTACTTGAAGGTagaaatcgtttcgatcgatatgtGGATCGACAGTGAGCGTTACCAAACAGGATGCACAATctcgaaaatcgaaaattcTATTCATCAACGTTACGTTCCTCAATATGTGTTCGCTATGAAACTTTGGTTCGTGAAAGCCCTTGTAAAGGTTTTCAGCTACCTCGatcattttatcgatcattcctGGAAGAGGACTTTGAACGATGTCCCTTTTAACGATGACTGCCAAAATTGCTACGAAGTAGCAACGTTTCACTCTCGGCTCCTTCACCGTTTCACGATCGTTAAGCGCGACGGTCCCGTTGATGAAAATTGGTTTGGACTCGGGAACAGTAGGTTTGAATATAACTTCCAAATCGTACGGTTCTGCCTCCATTTTGTGTACCTCAGCCAAGGACGTCGTAGGTACAACAAATTCGTGTAATCCTTTGACATCGGAGCAATCGGGATCTAACTTTCGCGCGTAGGAAATTGTAATGACTCTCATGACAAATTGGATCTCCTCGGGTTGATCGATCTCCTTTACGACAATCCTCAAAAATTCATCGATGCACGCTGACGTAATTATCCGTAATATCTTAGTCCTTTTTATGATCCACCAAGCGAAATAATTCTCGTTGACCTTAGTTACGCCTATGTGACTACCTTCGCAGACGATAATAGCACCGGTATAAATGGGACTCTCGAAAACGTATTTCAAGGACATCGCCAAGTTCCATCCCTCGACAGCATAAAGTATACCGTAATGCAAGGGTACAAAAACGGCccgaaatatataattggcGATCTCAAATTCGGGCAAGAGTCCATCGGACATTTCGACGACGGTCGAATCTTCCGTGGCTAATATACTATCGAACGTATAATCGCAACTAGCATCGAACAGGCCTTTGATGGTTCGTACAGACCAGAGCACAGGATCATGGATCAATGACCAAGCTATTATGCAAAGATCGATAGGAGTGGTCACGGACACGTGTTCCCTAAATTTTCTGTCGTATGGTTTCTTTCGTATCATTGACTTTATCAATTTGTAAGGATCAGTATTCTCTTTCCCGTGTCGAATATGTTTCTTAAACGGTGCCAACACCGGTctcgttatttcattttctaatactATTACGTCTATCATCGAAGCCTCGTAATATCGAATTGGAGAAAATCCTGGTACGGTCGTGTCGTGAACAACGTCCAATTTACGTTCCTCTGTTACCCATTCCGTCAATTCGATCAGTGACGTTTCCGATTcactcttttttatatcgtcgaaATCAGCCGAGTCCTCGATCGGCACCTCCTCCTCTATCTTCTCGATgcaatatttcgttttctttttcttcttctttttcttccgacATTTCGTTTCCATATGAGCGATAAACAATGTGTACAATCTATAAGGTTTCTGAATAGACTTtcctaaattttctttcatccttttcaaCATCGACGACAAGTCACAAAATTTCATCAAACAACTATATCCCTTCTCATCCGGTTTACCTTCCTCGTCGCAGCCATAAGgattgaagaaataatatcgatcgtttgcTTTCCAAAAGCcataagaaatattcgttGTCACCAATATACCGGTTTCATTGTTATCCAAAAAACTTTCCAttacattttcaaatttatccGATTCACAACTCTCTGGATCGGCATATTGGAATTGTTTCATGATTACGGTATACTTCGTATCGAGGATCTCGAAATTATTAAACCATCTTAGAAGTTTGTAACGTAGCTTGCCTACGCATTGATAGATCTTATCGGCtgcataaataaattcatctaAATTGTTTTGACGAAATTTATTCACGTCCATGCGAATTTTTGCCAACAAGCATAAGATAGCAGCGTAGTAACAGGACTTGAAGTGAGACGGTTCGATCGCAACACTATCTTTAAGGCACATGTTCGATCGAAGTATAGCAATATTATCCTCGATCACCTTTAAAGTatgattcgaaaaagaaattattacgtGCGTGCACGAGTGCGTTtactgattaaaaaaaaaaaaataaataaataaataaaaaaaataaaaagaaaatagaaatgtttcGTCACCTTAAATccgtcctctttcttttcaaaaggTGACTTCGATTTAGAACTTTTCGTTTTCGcacttgtttttatttctattatgtCATCGGTAGGTTCCTGCGTTTTCGACACCGATGTATCTTTCTAAATACGtagtaagaagaaaaggattatcattcgattataaagatctttttataaaaattactttgcTATGAAAATGTtcctgaagaaaaaaaaaaaaaaaaaaaaaaaaaaaaggaagtcaATCAAGcatatctaatataaaaatctactaattaataattgattcCAATAATCGTAATAGCCGACCTGTTCAAAGGGTTTGTAATTTGGGAAGAGCATTTCAAAGAGTACATTTTCGGTATCACATAGAATTTTCTCCGTAACGGGCTCtcctttttcacttttcgtcAATAGACatttacgttttttcttttcgagacaATTGATCGGTCTTTTAACATAAATTGGCGTTTTAATAATAGGACCAAGTGGCAATAATTCCGGCATAATACGTATCCCCACTGGTACCTCAGGAATATCTTTAGAAACGTAAACGTCGCCTTGATCTTTCGATATCAAAGTAGTATCCTTATCTAAATCGAAATCTTGAATGTATCTGTCATTGATCGCTCTGAGCGGCATCAAACAAATCGGTAAATCgcgcgaataaaaatatttcttgtcgttgagtttaattattttcgttggCTTATCGTCCGTGGTAGGTAATACTTGTGCTTTGGTTTGCAAATAGACCGGCGCTATACCaactttcttcttaatttccAATCtagaatcgatcgagaatcTGGAGACCAAAGAGTGAATAGATCTTTTCGCACGTTTTGCTTCTAAAAGAGTGCCAAGCGTTGTTTTCGGTGGCATCACGTACGGCGGTGGAtgcttatattttaatttttctaatatcctTTCGGGATGTACGATCTTTTGAGTAAATTCATCCTCGGTTTGTATTTTGACGTTGCCAGTTAATAGAGCCAAGTTCAAACGATAAGGCGCGTCAGGTTGATCCTTTTCCTCTATTATCAAAAATGGAGAGACTATAGGTTTCTTTTCTGCTTCTTCCAAAGTTCTCAAATGTGCCTCGACTAAAGTTTCTGTGTCTTCCTCCGCTtctatttcctcttcttcttctcctacttcctcttcttcttctccgcCCTCTTCTTCcgctctcgtttcttcttctaccgTAACAACATCCTTCTCCGCCTGCATTtccaatttctctttctctaattgaATGAGATCGTCGTCGGTGACCGGTAAGAAACTAGTCTTAAACGTTTTCACCATGCTATCATCAGGGATCTCAACGCGTTCCGTAACTGTATATTTATCAGGTTGAATCGAATCCAACGAGACGAAATGAATAATGAAATCGTTCTCGTTATATTCTAATACACCGTAAATAACATCGGTTAATTCTTTAATGGTGTCAACGACCGCGA encodes the following:
- the LOC122634559 gene encoding uncharacterized protein LOC122634559, with protein sequence MGTTSEESGTLASVTCEARKYDRGCFAVCKRRSKEINGEKRGGLRGRRNARDVNRQTLIVIPSVERNGEIMKDTSVSKTQEPTDDIIEIKTSAKTKSSKSKSPFEKKEDGFKVIEDNIAILRSNMCLKDSVAIEPSHFKSCYYAAILCLLAKIRMDVNKFRQNNLDEFIYAADKIYQCVGKLRYKLLRWFNNFEILDTKYTVIMKQFQYADPESCESDKFENVMESFLDNNETGILVTTNISYGFWKANDRYYFFNPYGCDEEGKPDEKGYSCLMKFCDLSSMLKRMKENLGKSIQKPYRLYTLFIAHMETKCRKKKKKKKKTKYCIEKIEEEVPIEDSADFDDIKKSESETSLIELTEWVTEERKLDVVHDTTVPGFSPIRYYEASMIDVIVLENEITRPVLAPFKKHIRHGKENTDPYKLIKSMIRKKPYDRKFREHVSVTTPIDLCIIAWSLIHDPVLWSVRTIKGLFDASCDYTFDSILATEDSTVVEMSDGLLPEFEIANYIFRAVFVPLHYGILYAVEGWNLAMSLKYVFESPIYTGAIIVCEGSHIGVTKVNENYFAWWIIKRTKILRIITSACIDEFLRIVVKEIDQPEEIQFVMRVITISYARKLDPDCSDVKGLHEFVVPTTSLAEVHKMEAEPYDLEVIFKPTVPESKPIFINGTVALNDRETVKEPRVKRCYFVAILAVIVKRDIVQSPLPGMIDKMIEVAENLYKGFHEPKFHSEHILRNVTLMNRIFDFRDCASCLVTLTVDPHIDRNDFYLQVKKYLKRHFMMHSSGIIQFTNCCYGFWYSRSTNSYYYLDPYQCNDKGRKVSSNGKACLCIFPSICQMVKNMCFNQIEETTGFFIHRLHVESVNASPFIDFQEDPIWIYLDYHWTFDHAPKIVKIDKKGLKKRYKRKRYDKEEEEERKPMRSYWNNYVIEVNDLIYSIWGTIGCYDSRFGNRAGKNQAAISVAVLAMQYLSHPSRWNSAVLDSAVICGDSYYTESLKSSIKRCSKYLNKYNLQPCFKIFPHVWTINYQKSICGILYGGRNRLTLADALKSAFNDAPNVLIECNKIMLGALLSKDGYYVADPCWIGPPLFGKDRGAIYVLRCKNFHSFVYAVTKMLNTNQRLEFRITPVTFIFEQENFKLSNSKGYSLKRKVLLEPIHTTPGKVEGYDVSIPGGQTVADADSYLCYNRNVNLGIVKGNELENPQLPSLAPRLKKENLNSMLVSTMWHLNLGQNAHISKPYPIFDPTIFEHIPEKCEDSMVDTFEARHYPESSINDILNFCDDYPTEIDFMSHLDISTTSADTLMISRPLECSQSRRFIRDQTSLEFDKLTVDMTDEIYKTYQHRLPQRIVEDIKDEDLEVDPTYAEETIHPEDEEPDAVKEIGPVEETEPGEETEPVEETESPEEIEPTDDEEITEATTDEVTTDDE